The Erythrobacter sp. Alg231-14 genome has a segment encoding these proteins:
- the pstA gene encoding phosphate ABC transporter permease PstA → MSSSGTHTGSDALRSDKFEQRLKTRYAKERRFKLLGLASIVFAVSVLVLLLGNMTLNGIGGFQRVEAAVEIDFSQSDLQLSGEQLTLSQAARSLESQGLRDVITASAEQTLGADGAAQLNQQAWRDVAQRIYEDPSILVRTVEFDLAASPDLAAGYSDEGSPQMMELADRLIEEGHLSKNFDIGFMERSAATDPQLAGIWGALKGSMLTMLITLVMAFPIGVMAALYLEEYAPKNRMTDFLEVSINNLAAVPSIIFGLLGLAVFLTIFPTYRSAPLIGGMTLALMTMPVIVITGRNAIKAVPPSIRDGALAIGASPVQVVFHHVLPLALPGILTGTIIGMARALGETAPLLMIGMRAFVATPPDGFTSPATVLPVQIFLWSDEIDRGFVERTSAAIIILLIFLLLMNGLAIYLRNKFEKSW, encoded by the coding sequence ATGAGTAGCTCTGGCACCCACACAGGTTCCGACGCGCTGCGATCGGACAAGTTCGAACAGCGGTTGAAGACCCGTTACGCGAAAGAGCGTCGTTTTAAGCTTCTCGGCCTTGCGTCGATTGTTTTTGCGGTTTCGGTTTTGGTTTTGCTGCTGGGCAACATGACGCTTAACGGCATTGGTGGCTTTCAACGCGTTGAAGCCGCGGTTGAAATCGACTTTTCGCAAAGCGACCTTCAACTTTCAGGCGAACAACTCACCTTAAGCCAAGCGGCGCGTTCGCTTGAATCGCAGGGATTGAGAGATGTCATCACGGCATCGGCGGAACAAACGCTGGGCGCAGACGGCGCAGCACAGTTGAACCAACAAGCATGGCGCGATGTCGCTCAGCGCATTTATGAAGATCCCTCGATCTTGGTGCGCACGGTTGAGTTCGACTTGGCGGCATCACCGGACCTTGCGGCGGGTTACTCCGACGAAGGCTCGCCACAAATGATGGAGCTTGCCGATCGCCTGATCGAAGAGGGTCATCTCAGCAAGAATTTCGACATCGGCTTTATGGAACGCTCTGCTGCGACCGATCCCCAACTTGCGGGTATCTGGGGCGCGCTGAAAGGTTCCATGCTCACCATGCTGATTACATTGGTGATGGCATTCCCCATCGGGGTGATGGCCGCGCTTTACCTTGAAGAATACGCTCCGAAGAACCGGATGACCGATTTCCTCGAAGTGTCGATCAACAATCTGGCCGCTGTTCCTTCGATTATCTTCGGCTTGTTGGGTTTGGCAGTCTTTCTCACCATATTCCCGACCTACCGCTCTGCGCCTCTTATCGGCGGTATGACGTTGGCCTTGATGACGATGCCGGTCATTGTGATTACGGGCCGCAATGCGATCAAAGCGGTTCCGCCGTCAATTCGCGACGGCGCATTGGCGATTGGCGCTTCGCCGGTTCAGGTGGTGTTCCACCATGTCTTGCCGCTTGCTCTGCCGGGAATATTGACGGGCACCATCATTGGTATGGCCCGCGCCCTTGGTGAAACCGCGCCGTTGCTTATGATCGGTATGCGCGCGTTTGTTGCCACGCCTCCTGACGGCTTTACCTCTCCGGCCACCGTTCTGCCGGTTCAAATCTTTCTGTGGTCGGACGAAATCGACAGAGGGTTTGTCGAAAGAACAAGTGCTGCTATCATCATCCTGCTGATTTTCCTGCTGTTGATGAACGGCCTCGCGATTTATCTACGCAACAAGTTTGAGAAATCCTGGTGA
- a CDS encoding extensin family protein yields MPRKSRQSRAKRETGTFRIEARLIIVAIIAMVGFAGWVWLEGHPEHNPMAPLDLRDPIGMATARKIAVLKDDVTACHAALERSEVAYTVLPPLADASGEGACARPDRTQLDSFPMGPTNPSVTCPVATAMVMWKAKSVVPAAKEIMGSNIARIEHLGTYNCRRMRGSGSSGWSQHATANAIDIAAFVLEDGTRISVLNDWDGGDAKSQFLRRVRDDACGVFATVLSPDFNAAHADHFHFDQSARWSGVCR; encoded by the coding sequence ATGCCACGCAAATCACGACAATCCAGAGCAAAGCGAGAAACCGGCACATTTCGAATAGAGGCGCGTCTCATCATTGTTGCAATCATCGCCATGGTCGGTTTTGCCGGATGGGTCTGGTTGGAAGGGCACCCCGAACACAATCCGATGGCGCCGCTTGATCTGCGCGACCCCATCGGCATGGCGACCGCTCGGAAAATAGCCGTGCTCAAAGACGATGTCACCGCGTGTCATGCTGCGCTGGAACGCAGCGAGGTTGCTTACACCGTTTTACCCCCATTGGCCGATGCATCGGGAGAGGGCGCGTGCGCACGCCCCGATAGAACGCAATTGGACAGTTTCCCCATGGGGCCGACCAACCCTTCGGTGACCTGCCCCGTGGCCACAGCGATGGTCATGTGGAAAGCGAAAAGCGTCGTACCCGCTGCAAAAGAGATCATGGGCAGCAACATCGCCCGGATCGAACATTTGGGAACCTACAATTGCCGCAGAATGCGCGGCAGCGGATCAAGCGGGTGGAGCCAGCACGCCACCGCAAACGCCATCGATATCGCGGCGTTCGTTTTGGAAGACGGCACACGCATTAGCGTGTTGAACGATTGGGATGGTGGCGATGCAAAATCGCAATTCCTACGCCGGGTCCGCGATGATGCATGCGGGGTTTTTGCGACCGTCCTATCGCCGGATTTTAACGCCGCTCATGCTGATCATTTCCATTTTGACCAAAGCGCCCGTTGGAGCGGTGTTTGCCGTTAG
- the phoB gene encoding phosphate regulon transcriptional regulator PhoB, with protein sequence MSAAKLLLVEDDPSLSELLEYRFQNEGYNVRCTGDGDEAMVLASEDVPDLIILDWMIEGTSGIEVCRRLRRDKATAHVPIIMLTAREAEDDRVRGLETGADDYLTKPFSPRELLARVAAVMRRIRPALAGETIEVGDIKLDPVAHKVQRRGQSLQLGPTEYRLLKFFLESPGRVFSRGQLLDGVWGTGSDIELRTVDVHIRRLRKAIGIEGVKDPIRTVRSAGYALEAI encoded by the coding sequence ATGTCCGCTGCTAAATTGCTGTTGGTCGAAGACGATCCATCCCTTTCCGAATTGCTCGAATATCGTTTTCAGAACGAAGGCTATAACGTTCGATGTACCGGTGACGGCGATGAAGCCATGGTCCTGGCGAGCGAGGATGTCCCCGACCTCATCATCCTGGATTGGATGATCGAAGGGACCAGCGGCATAGAAGTGTGTCGGCGCCTGCGCCGCGATAAAGCAACCGCGCATGTCCCCATTATTATGCTCACCGCCCGTGAGGCAGAGGATGATCGCGTGCGCGGACTGGAAACCGGCGCGGATGATTATCTGACAAAGCCATTTTCCCCACGCGAACTGCTTGCTCGGGTTGCAGCAGTGATGCGCCGCATCCGCCCTGCATTGGCCGGAGAGACGATTGAGGTCGGCGATATCAAGCTCGACCCGGTTGCGCACAAGGTTCAACGCCGCGGGCAATCGCTGCAATTGGGTCCAACGGAATACCGTTTGCTCAAATTCTTCCTAGAAAGCCCGGGCCGTGTGTTCAGCCGTGGGCAATTGCTAGACGGTGTTTGGGGAACAGGGTCGGATATTGAGCTGCGCACCGTCGATGTGCACATCCGCAGACTGCGCAAAGCGATTGGGATCGAAGGGGTCAAAGATCCAATCCGAACGGTCCGCTCCGCCGGTTATGCGTTAGAGGCCATCTAA
- a CDS encoding error-prone DNA polymerase, translating to MPDAPLTPDKRTLEIDPDLIEAPPRAPFVELGLVSCFSFLRGASDAVDLVTTAQRLGYDAIGIADANSFAGVVRIHTEASTLKLRPVIGCRIETTEGITFLAYPKNRAAYGRLCRLISAGRMQTLSGEWQEKGVCEISLSMLADHAEDVQLIVMPPEDLETRFTIPAWASNVVALDGSDLGGDVSGILPDLLPHLMRGLPTLRHCAASFLYRGNDVARIDRLDALARANGLALLATNDVRYHAPERRPLHDVMTAIAHKTTVSEAGHLLHANSERHFKSPDEMRRLFERWPHAIDAAREVADRCDFTLDELRYEYPEEIYPDGQSPQEYLRTETWRGADRRYPSGVPESVRDTLKRELALIEKLDLARYFLTIKDIVDFARSVDPPILCQGRGSAANSAVCYCLEITSVDPAKHQLLFDRFISEERKEPPDIDVDFEHERREEVIQHIYKKYGRHRAGLTATVIHYRPRMAIREVGKAMGLSVDVTSSLARTVWGGMGREIGEAHIEDIGMNLSDPHLRRVLKLTEQMIGMPRHLSQHVGGFILTHGALTETVPIGNGAMPDRSFIEWDKDDIEALGILKVDVLALGMLTCIKKCLDLLSDHHGRDLTLASVPREDPETYTMLRKGDSLGVFQVESRAQMNMLPRLRPREFYDLVIQVAIVRPGPIQGDMVHPYLKRRRGAEPVQIPAPSPAHGPPDELSSILGRTLGVPIFQEQAMKIALDAAKFSSLEANRLRKAMATFRSRGMVDELQDMMVGRMVKRGYDPDFAERCFNQIRGFGEYGFPESHAASFAHLVYVSSWLKCHFPAAFAAALLNSQPMGFYAPAQIVRDAREHGVQVLAADVNRSEWDCTLEEQGDVIETSDTGDAKTGRFDRHIALRLGLRQVDGLHEHIAAQLIAERVDHGPYQDVAQLRERARLSPAHIERLASADCFGSLELSRRQALWDARSLIAGPDLPLFRAADERDEGAERAKTNLPTMPMSEEVVADYQTTRLSLKAHPLAFLRPSLAERGFVRASDLRNRKFRSVVHVAGVVLIRQRPGSAKGVCFITLEDETGVVNLVVWPDLKEKQRRVVMGARLMEVRGRVEYDDEVIHVIAQHMTDASDQLYALSDDMLNAPTARADHVNAPLSGRNPPQGKQDKEALRPRDLIDELPNVTGHPRNHRIIPKSRDFH from the coding sequence ATGCCAGACGCGCCGCTTACCCCCGATAAACGCACGTTGGAGATTGATCCGGACCTGATCGAGGCGCCACCGCGTGCGCCCTTTGTCGAATTGGGCCTTGTCAGTTGTTTTAGCTTTCTGCGCGGCGCTTCGGATGCGGTTGATCTGGTGACGACCGCTCAACGGCTTGGCTATGATGCAATTGGCATCGCGGATGCGAACAGTTTTGCCGGTGTGGTGCGCATCCACACAGAGGCGAGCACGTTGAAATTGCGGCCCGTCATCGGATGCCGGATCGAAACGACCGAAGGGATAACCTTCCTCGCCTATCCCAAAAACCGCGCCGCTTATGGTCGTTTGTGCCGCTTGATCAGCGCCGGGCGCATGCAAACTCTCTCGGGGGAGTGGCAGGAAAAGGGCGTGTGCGAGATCAGCCTGTCGATGTTGGCCGATCATGCAGAGGATGTGCAGTTGATCGTGATGCCACCAGAGGATTTGGAGACGCGTTTCACCATTCCCGCTTGGGCCAGCAATGTTGTAGCGTTGGATGGCAGCGACTTGGGGGGCGATGTGTCGGGTATTCTACCGGATCTGTTGCCGCATTTGATGCGCGGTTTGCCAACGTTGCGCCATTGCGCGGCCAGTTTCTTGTATCGGGGCAATGACGTTGCTCGGATCGACCGCCTCGACGCTTTGGCGCGGGCCAATGGTCTCGCCCTGCTTGCCACCAATGATGTGCGGTACCACGCGCCCGAACGTCGCCCGTTGCATGATGTGATGACAGCGATCGCGCATAAGACGACGGTGTCAGAGGCGGGTCACTTGCTCCACGCCAATTCGGAACGGCATTTTAAAAGTCCCGATGAAATGCGCCGCCTGTTTGAAAGGTGGCCCCACGCGATAGACGCCGCGCGCGAGGTCGCCGACCGTTGCGATTTCACACTTGATGAACTGCGCTATGAATATCCGGAGGAAATTTATCCCGACGGCCAATCACCACAGGAATATTTGCGAACAGAAACATGGCGCGGTGCGGATCGGCGGTACCCGTCCGGCGTACCGGAAAGCGTCCGCGACACGTTGAAACGCGAATTGGCGCTGATCGAAAAGCTCGACCTTGCGCGGTATTTTCTCACCATCAAAGACATCGTCGATTTCGCCCGCAGCGTTGATCCGCCGATCCTATGCCAGGGGCGCGGTTCTGCAGCCAATTCCGCTGTGTGCTATTGTTTAGAGATCACCAGCGTTGATCCGGCCAAACATCAATTGTTGTTCGATCGGTTTATCTCTGAGGAACGCAAAGAGCCGCCCGACATTGATGTCGATTTCGAGCATGAGCGGCGCGAGGAGGTGATCCAGCATATTTACAAGAAATATGGCCGGCACCGCGCCGGTCTGACCGCAACCGTCATCCATTACCGTCCGCGTATGGCGATCCGCGAAGTCGGCAAAGCGATGGGATTGTCAGTGGATGTCACAAGCTCGCTCGCGCGGACGGTTTGGGGCGGAATGGGGCGCGAAATTGGGGAGGCCCATATCGAAGATATCGGCATGAATTTGTCCGATCCGCATTTGCGCCGCGTTTTGAAATTGACCGAACAAATGATTGGGATGCCGCGTCATTTGTCACAACATGTGGGCGGATTTATCCTCACGCACGGCGCGCTTACCGAAACGGTGCCGATCGGCAATGGTGCGATGCCCGATCGCAGTTTTATCGAATGGGATAAAGACGATATTGAGGCGTTGGGCATTCTGAAAGTCGATGTCCTGGCTTTGGGGATGCTGACATGCATCAAAAAGTGCCTCGATCTTTTAAGCGATCATCATGGCCGTGACCTGACATTGGCGAGCGTTCCGCGCGAAGACCCGGAAACTTATACGATGCTGCGCAAGGGAGATTCCTTGGGTGTTTTCCAAGTGGAAAGCCGGGCTCAGATGAATATGCTGCCGCGCCTGCGTCCGCGCGAATTCTATGACCTCGTGATCCAGGTTGCGATTGTGCGTCCCGGCCCAATCCAAGGGGACATGGTGCACCCATACCTCAAACGCCGTCGAGGTGCAGAACCAGTGCAGATCCCCGCACCATCGCCAGCGCACGGGCCGCCCGATGAATTGTCGAGCATTTTGGGCCGCACATTGGGAGTCCCCATTTTTCAGGAACAGGCGATGAAAATCGCCTTGGATGCGGCAAAGTTTAGCAGCCTTGAGGCCAATCGATTGCGCAAGGCGATGGCGACATTCCGGTCACGTGGGATGGTCGATGAATTGCAGGATATGATGGTCGGACGAATGGTGAAACGCGGATACGACCCCGATTTCGCAGAGCGTTGCTTCAATCAAATTCGCGGCTTTGGGGAATACGGTTTTCCCGAAAGCCACGCGGCGTCCTTTGCGCATCTGGTTTATGTGTCCAGCTGGCTCAAATGCCATTTCCCGGCTGCTTTCGCGGCGGCTTTGTTGAATTCACAACCGATGGGTTTTTACGCGCCGGCGCAAATCGTTCGTGATGCGCGCGAACATGGGGTGCAGGTGTTGGCGGCGGATGTGAACCGCAGTGAATGGGATTGCACGTTGGAAGAACAAGGCGATGTCATCGAGACCAGCGATACCGGCGATGCGAAAACGGGCCGGTTCGATCGCCATATCGCTTTGCGTTTGGGGCTGCGTCAGGTGGATGGATTGCACGAACATATCGCCGCGCAATTGATCGCAGAGCGCGTTGATCATGGCCCCTATCAAGATGTCGCCCAATTGCGTGAACGCGCCAGACTATCCCCTGCGCATATTGAACGGCTTGCCAGTGCGGATTGTTTCGGATCGCTGGAATTGTCGCGTCGACAGGCATTGTGGGATGCGCGCAGTTTGATCGCGGGCCCCGATTTGCCTTTGTTCCGGGCAGCGGATGAACGCGACGAAGGGGCGGAGCGAGCCAAAACAAACCTACCCACTATGCCCATGAGCGAAGAGGTGGTCGCCGATTATCAGACGACCCGGCTAAGCCTGAAGGCGCATCCTTTGGCGTTCTTGCGTCCATCCTTGGCAGAGCGCGGCTTCGTCCGGGCAAGCGATTTGAGAAATCGTAAATTCCGCAGTGTGGTGCACGTTGCCGGCGTGGTTTTGATCCGGCAACGCCCCGGCAGCGCAAAGGGCGTTTGCTTTATCACATTGGAGGATGAGACAGGCGTCGTGAACCTTGTCGTGTGGCCCGACCTTAAAGAAAAACAACGCCGCGTGGTGATGGGTGCGCGATTGATGGAGGTGCGCGGCCGGGTCGAATATGACGACGAAGTGATCCATGTCATTGCACAACACATGACCGACGCGAGTGATCAGCTTTACGCGTTATCCGATGATATGTTGAACGCGCCGACTGCGCGCGCAGATCACGTCAACGCACCCTTGTCGGGGAGAAACCCGCCGCAAGGCAAACAGGATAAAGAGGCATTGAGACCGCGCGATTTGATCGATGAATTGCCCAATGTTACCGGGCATCCGCGCAATCACCGTATCATACCGAAATCACGCGACTTCCATTAG
- a CDS encoding phosphoribosyl-AMP cyclohydrolase — translation MNKFMIVPVIGVSALTLAACDSAATKADAAKANPITEAEVEAAQIAWGEGIVAIGQVFTEEGDYSGRAAEHIATHYAYGDDATILFKPTLASEDQFRETSEEALSYFVGTEGTEDGGFAIAPYSAVRWENNGTVIDEDGDMAVAMGNYFFTGSDGNETKVEYSFAYEKDDAGDLKIVLHHSSLPFSPN, via the coding sequence ATGAACAAATTTATGATTGTCCCAGTGATCGGCGTTAGCGCCCTCACCCTTGCTGCTTGCGATAGCGCAGCGACCAAGGCGGACGCGGCCAAAGCCAATCCAATCACCGAAGCCGAAGTAGAAGCGGCTCAGATCGCTTGGGGCGAAGGCATTGTCGCAATCGGCCAGGTCTTCACAGAAGAAGGCGATTACAGCGGCCGCGCCGCGGAACACATCGCAACGCATTACGCCTATGGCGATGATGCAACGATCCTGTTCAAGCCGACATTGGCTTCCGAAGATCAATTCCGCGAAACATCCGAAGAAGCGCTTAGCTACTTCGTTGGCACCGAAGGCACCGAAGATGGCGGCTTTGCCATCGCGCCCTACAGCGCGGTTCGTTGGGAAAACAACGGCACCGTGATCGACGAAGACGGTGATATGGCGGTTGCCATGGGCAATTACTTCTTCACCGGATCAGACGGCAACGAAACAAAGGTCGAATATTCATTCGCCTATGAAAAAGACGATGCCGGTGATCTCAAAATTGTCCTGCACCATTCCTCATTGCCTTTCAGCCCTAACTGA
- the phoU gene encoding phosphate signaling complex protein PhoU, with translation MTDHTVKAFDEDITRLRGLIGEMGGLAEVAIEEALASLVAGDTKRAEKVVKADKKLDELESQVDKLAIRVIALRAPMADDLREVIAALKIAGVIERIGDYSKNIAKRVGKIEGRDRFEPLTLLPAMGEVAGEMVHDVLTAYAARDAGLAREVIATDDKVDAFYDSIFRNLVSHMVENPATISSAAHLLFVARNLERIGDHATNVAEMVHFAATGTYPPEEDR, from the coding sequence ATGACAGACCATACAGTTAAAGCGTTCGACGAGGACATCACCCGTCTGCGGGGCCTAATCGGAGAGATGGGCGGCCTTGCCGAAGTGGCGATTGAGGAAGCTCTCGCATCGCTTGTAGCGGGCGATACAAAGCGCGCGGAAAAAGTCGTCAAAGCCGATAAGAAACTGGACGAACTGGAATCACAGGTCGACAAATTGGCAATCCGGGTGATCGCGTTGAGAGCTCCGATGGCGGATGACCTTCGCGAAGTTATCGCCGCGCTTAAGATTGCCGGTGTGATTGAACGGATCGGCGATTATTCAAAGAACATCGCAAAGCGCGTTGGTAAGATCGAGGGTCGTGATCGGTTTGAACCTCTGACATTGCTGCCCGCGATGGGCGAAGTGGCCGGCGAAATGGTTCACGATGTCCTTACCGCCTATGCTGCTCGTGATGCCGGATTGGCCCGAGAAGTTATCGCCACCGACGATAAAGTGGACGCATTCTACGACAGCATTTTCCGTAACCTTGTGAGTCACATGGTTGAAAATCCTGCGACGATTTCGAGTGCGGCACATCTGTTGTTTGTGGCTCGGAACCTAGAACGAATTGGCGATCACGCCACCAACGTCGCAGAAATGGTTCATTTCGCAGCGACCGGCACGTATCCTCCCGAAGAAGATCGATAA
- a CDS encoding PilZ domain-containing protein — translation MTAYSVISRAERRPLSLMVKSRVKSRVTYVDMIDISQGGCKIKATRGFATVGDRVTMKVGGINAPLGTIVWIEDRFAGVAFEGQMHAAVLDHLCSANGADITPQQHQIYRV, via the coding sequence ATGACCGCCTATTCTGTCATAAGCAGGGCCGAACGTAGACCCCTAAGCCTCATGGTGAAAAGCCGTGTGAAATCGCGCGTCACCTATGTCGATATGATCGACATTTCCCAAGGCGGCTGCAAAATCAAAGCAACCCGAGGTTTCGCCACGGTGGGGGACCGCGTGACGATGAAAGTCGGCGGCATCAACGCGCCATTGGGCACGATCGTTTGGATCGAAGATCGTTTCGCCGGCGTCGCATTCGAAGGGCAAATGCACGCGGCCGTTTTGGACCATCTGTGTTCCGCGAACGGTGCGGATATCACCCCTCAACAACACCAAATCTACCGCGTTTGA
- the pstB gene encoding phosphate ABC transporter ATP-binding protein PstB, producing MSATGVSVYYGDKKAIDDVSISIPSKYVTAFIGPSGCGKSTFLRALNRMNDTIPSARVEGKIELDSEDIYSSSMDVVRLRARVGMVFQKPNPFPKSIYENIAYGPRIHGIFHDKDDLDQIVENSLSRAGLWNEVKDRLTDPGTALSGGQQQRLCIARAIAVDPEVILMDEPCSALDPIATAKIEELIAELSDRYAIVIVTHSMQQAARVSQRTAFFHLGNIVEYGRTSDIFTTPIEQRTKDYITGRYG from the coding sequence ATGAGCGCCACTGGCGTTTCGGTTTACTACGGCGACAAGAAAGCTATCGACGATGTTTCAATCTCGATCCCATCCAAATATGTGACGGCGTTTATTGGGCCATCGGGGTGTGGGAAATCGACTTTCCTACGCGCCCTGAACCGGATGAACGACACCATTCCATCGGCCCGCGTCGAAGGTAAGATTGAGCTCGATTCCGAAGACATTTATTCAAGCTCGATGGATGTCGTCCGCCTGCGCGCCCGGGTTGGGATGGTCTTTCAAAAGCCCAATCCATTCCCGAAATCGATTTACGAAAACATCGCCTATGGCCCCCGGATCCACGGGATTTTCCATGACAAAGATGATCTCGATCAAATCGTCGAAAATTCTCTTAGCCGCGCGGGTTTGTGGAACGAGGTAAAAGATCGACTGACCGATCCTGGAACAGCGTTATCAGGCGGGCAACAACAACGCCTTTGCATCGCCCGCGCTATTGCGGTTGATCCCGAAGTGATCCTTATGGACGAGCCGTGTTCCGCTTTGGACCCGATCGCCACGGCAAAGATCGAAGAGCTCATTGCAGAGCTGTCGGATCGCTACGCAATCGTTATCGTGACCCATTCGATGCAACAAGCAGCGCGCGTTTCTCAACGAACTGCGTTTTTCCACCTTGGAAACATCGTCGAGTACGGGCGAACTTCAGACATCTTCACAACACCAATTGAGCAGCGGACGAAAGACTACATCACTGGGCGGTACGGATAG
- a CDS encoding Y-family DNA polymerase, translating into MAIWCARLSVDRWRLSLAPNGEGVERGCGPDAEPTVLITETAHGPRVDAVNDAGALAGAQPGMMLADARTLCPQIQTAPADPAGDLAFLEKLAIWAQRWGPWSALDPPDGVLVDITAAAHLFGGERRLLDDVDAAFAKRKLTVRAGIAPTAGAAWAMAHYGAQNRGARLILGGHEDPMRRLADFPVAALRLDGDVLTVLRRLGLKRLGDLADITQGAVNRSEAAARDALHRRFRNRKSPSANPLIRLDQILGRVPEPLLPVVQHTMPLVQRRLMEPLRHRSLLDQVLADLATDMARELEGRGEGARRLDLGLWRVDGEVIVRRLEMAAATREPAHINRLFAEKLEGIDAGFGIETVRLRASWAEPMDVDQRDVEEAAERHGTSLAACLDRLSVRLGPSAVRRPIPYASHLPERSQIWHHPLSPESAAHAIVEPRARPLKLLDRPERIAVLYASPDGYPQRFRWRGKVHEVNRVEGPERIAPEWWREKSTVRLRDYYRIEDDKGRRYWMYRHGLATDGRGGMPDWFLQGLYA; encoded by the coding sequence TTGGCCATTTGGTGCGCCCGACTGTCGGTCGATCGCTGGCGGCTGTCGCTCGCGCCTAATGGGGAGGGGGTCGAACGCGGGTGCGGCCCAGACGCGGAACCCACCGTTCTCATCACTGAAACAGCGCATGGGCCACGCGTTGATGCGGTGAATGATGCCGGTGCACTGGCCGGTGCACAGCCAGGAATGATGCTCGCAGATGCGCGCACTTTGTGTCCGCAGATCCAAACCGCCCCTGCGGACCCGGCGGGCGATCTCGCCTTTCTGGAAAAGCTTGCCATTTGGGCGCAACGCTGGGGTCCGTGGAGCGCGCTCGATCCGCCTGATGGTGTGTTGGTTGATATCACGGCGGCGGCGCATCTTTTTGGCGGAGAGAGGCGCTTGCTGGATGATGTGGATGCCGCATTTGCCAAACGCAAATTGACGGTTCGCGCCGGTATTGCACCGACTGCGGGTGCAGCGTGGGCGATGGCGCATTATGGCGCTCAGAACAGGGGCGCGCGTCTCATCCTTGGGGGGCACGAGGATCCCATGCGCCGTCTGGCCGATTTCCCGGTCGCAGCGCTTAGGCTGGACGGTGATGTTTTAACGGTGCTGCGACGCTTGGGCCTCAAACGGCTTGGCGATCTTGCTGATATCACGCAAGGCGCCGTGAACCGATCCGAAGCGGCGGCGCGGGACGCGCTGCATCGTCGATTTCGCAATCGCAAATCCCCTTCGGCCAATCCGCTCATCCGGCTTGATCAAATATTGGGCCGCGTGCCCGAACCTCTTTTGCCTGTGGTTCAACACACAATGCCGTTGGTTCAACGCCGGTTGATGGAACCGCTGCGCCATCGTTCCTTGCTGGATCAGGTGCTTGCCGATTTGGCCACCGATATGGCGCGTGAATTGGAGGGGCGGGGTGAGGGTGCCCGGCGGCTTGATCTGGGCCTATGGCGTGTTGATGGAGAGGTGATTGTACGGCGGCTTGAAATGGCCGCGGCGACACGGGAGCCGGCGCATATCAACCGGCTGTTTGCGGAAAAACTGGAAGGTATTGATGCCGGGTTTGGGATCGAAACGGTGCGTTTGCGCGCCAGTTGGGCCGAACCAATGGATGTGGATCAACGCGATGTCGAAGAGGCGGCCGAACGTCACGGCACATCGCTTGCCGCGTGTTTGGATCGGTTGAGCGTGCGGCTTGGTCCAAGCGCGGTGCGACGCCCGATCCCATATGCCAGCCATCTGCCGGAACGGTCGCAAATCTGGCACCATCCGTTAAGTCCGGAATCGGCCGCGCACGCCATTGTGGAACCGCGCGCCAGACCGTTGAAATTGTTGGATCGGCCGGAACGGATTGCGGTGCTTTACGCGTCACCCGATGGCTATCCCCAACGCTTTCGTTGGCGTGGCAAAGTGCACGAAGTGAACCGGGTTGAAGGACCAGAGCGTATTGCGCCGGAGTGGTGGCGGGAAAAATCGACCGTGCGATTGCGTGATTACTATCGGATCGAAGACGATAAGGGACGGCGGTATTGGATGTATCGCCACGGTTTGGCGACAGATGGGCGTGGCGGGATGCCCGATTGGTTTTTGCAGGGACTTTACGCGTGA